The following is a genomic window from Staphylococcus saccharolyticus.
CGGTATTATGTATTTAATCTGTGCCGTATTAATGTTTGTTCGTGGTGGTATTGACGCGTTATTAATTCGTACTCAATTAACAATTCCAGATAATAAATTCTTGGAAGCTAACCACTATGATCAAATTTTTAGTACACACGGCGTAATCATGATTATATTTATGGCTATGCCATTTATCTTTGGTTTATGGAATGTTGTTATTCCATTACAATTAGGTGCTCGTGATGTTGCCTTCCCTGTAATGAATAACGTTAGTTTCTGGCTATTCTTCGCTGGTATGATTTTATTTAACCTATCATTTATTGTAGGTGGATCTCCAGCTACTGGTTGGACAAACTACGCACCACTTGCTGGTGAATTTAGTCCCGGACCAGGTGTTAATTATTACTTGATTGCAATTCAAATATCCGGTATAGGATCGTTAATGACTGGTATCAATTTCTTTGTTACGATTCTTAGATGTAAGACTCCAACAATGAAATTCATGCAAATGCCAATGTTCAGTGTAACTACTTTTGTTACAACATTGATTGTTATTTTAGCATTCCCAGTGTTCACAGTAGCACTTGCTTTAATGACTGCTGATAGAATCTTTGGAACACAGTTCTTCACTGTAGCAAATGGCGGTATGCCAATGCTTTGGGCTAACTTCTTCTGGGTATGGGGGCACCCTGAAGTTTACATCGTTATCCTACCAGCATTCGGTATGTATTCAGAAATTATTCCTACATTTGCCCGTAAGCGTTTATTCGGTCATCAAAGTATGATTTGGGCAACTGCAGGTATCGCATTCTTAAGTTTCTTAGTTTGGGTTCACCATTTCTTCACTATGGGTAATGGTGCATTAATTAACTCATTCTTCTCAATTTCAACAATGTTAATCGGTGTTCCTACCGGAGTTAAACTATTTAACTGGTTGTTAACATTGTACAAAGGTAGAATTACTTTTGAGTCACCTATGTTATTCTCATTAGCATTCATCCCTAACTTCCTATTAGGTGGGGTTACTGGTGTAATGTTAGCGATGGCATCAGCTGACTATCAATATCACAACACTTATTTCTTAGTAGCTCACTTCCACTATACATTGGTTACTGGTGTAGTATTTGCTTGCTTAGCTGGTTTAATCTTCTGGTATCCAAAAATGATGGGCTACAAATTAAACGAAACATTAAACAAATGGTGCTTCTGGTTCTTCATGATTGGATTCAACGTTTGTTTCTTACCACAATTCATTCTAGGTTTAGATGGTATGCCACGTCGTCTATACACTTACATGCCTTCTGATGGTTGGTGGTTATTAAACTTCATCTCAACTATCGGTGCATTATTGATGGCGGTAGGATTCTTATTCCTAGTAGTAAGTATCGTTTACAGTCATATCAAAGCTCCACGTGAAGCAACTGGAGATAACTGGGATGGTCTTGGTCGTACTTTAGAGTGGTCAACAGCTTCAGCTATACCACCTAAATATAACTTTGCTATCACTCCTGATTGGAATGACTATGATACATTTGTAGACATGAAGGAACATGGTCGTCATTATTTAGATAACCATAACTACAAAGATATTCATATGCCAAATAATACTCCAGTAGGTTTCTGGATAGGTATCTTTATGACTATTGGTGGCTTCTTCTTAGTCTTCGAATCAATTGTTCCAGCACTTATCTGCTTAGCAGGTATCTTTGGTACTTTAATTTGGAGAAGTTTCCAAATCGATCATGGTTATCACATCCCTGCTTCAGAAGCTGCAGAAACTGAAGCTCGTTTAAGAGAAGCTCGAATTAAAGAAAGGGAGGCTGTAAGTCATGAGTCATGATGTAAATACTATTGATTCTCGATCACATGAAGGCGAATTAAATAAACTTGGCTTTTGGATTTTCCTTACAGCTGAATTTGCATTATTCGGCACCCTATTTGCAACGTTGTTAACTTTGCAACATGGTGGCGGATATGGTGGTAAATTAACTACAGATTTATTTGAATTACATTTAGTTTTAATAATGACATTTGCGTTATTATTAAGTTCTTATACTTGTGGTATTGCTATTTATTACATGCGACAAGAAAAACAAAACCTAATGATGATTTGGATGATTATCACAGTTATCTTAGGCCTTGTATTCGTAGGTTTTGAAATTTACGAATTCGCACACTATACTCAAGAAGGTGTCAATCCAACAATTGGTTCTTTCTGGTCTAGTTTCTTTATTCTACTAGGTACGCATGGCGCCCACGTATCATTAGGTATCGTGTGGATTATTTGCTTATTAATTCAAATCGGCACACGCGGTTTAGATTCTTACAATGCTCCTAAGTTGTTTATAGTAAGTTTATACTGGCACTTCTTAGATGTTGTATGGATCTTCATCTTTACTGCCGTATATATGATAGGGATGGTGTATAGCGGATGAATACAATCGTAAAACATACAGTAGGTTTTATTGCTTCTATCGTACTAACACTTTTAGCAGTTTTTGTAACTCTATACACAAACATGACATTCCATGCTAAGTTAACTATTATCTTCGGTTTTGCTTTCATCCAAGCAGCAGTTCAATTATTAATGTTCATGCACTTAACTGAAGGTAGAGACGGACGTCTTCAAACATTCAAAGTTATCTTTGCAATTATTATTACTCTAGCTACTGTTATTGGAACATACTGGGTAATGCAAGGTGGACACTCTCACCACTTATAAAATTGAAACAAATAAACAAAGTTTCTACTTTGTTTATCTTAAAGCAAGCTAACACATTCTTGTTAGCTTGTTTTTTATGTCGAAATTAAATATATACAATGTTACTCTTAATTAAATAAATTGTTTAAAAGGAGAGGAGAGCATCAATCATGCAGATTCCTATTATTATAGATACTGACCCTGGTATTGATGATGCAGCAGCTATTAGTTTAGCTTTATGTCATTCAAAATTTGATGTGAAAATGATATCAACTGTCAACGGAAATGTTGGCATAGAAAAAACAACTGCAAATGCACTTAAACTCAAACAATTTTTTAATAGCAACGTACAAGTACATAGAGGCGCTTCAAAACCATTATTAAATCAAATTGTCGATGCAGCACCTGTACATGGCGAATCAGGTATGGATGGCTATCAATTTCCACCTGTTTCCGAAAGTGATTTAACCTCAGTTCATGCAGTTGAAGCTTTGAAAAATTTGCTTATCAACAGCGAGGAACCTATTACAATTGTAGCAATTGGCCCATTAACTAATATTGCTATTCTTTTATCAAGCTATCCAGAGGTACAAAATCATATCAAAGAAGTTATCATTATGGGGGGAAGTACTGGAAGAGGAAATGTGACTCCACTAGCTGAATTTAATATTTATTGTGATCCAGAGGCTGCTCAAGTCGTTTTTAATTCAGGATTACCTCTTACAATGGTAGGCCTAGATTTAGCTAGTAAAGCAATGTTTACATATGATTTTGTCAAAAGTTTCAAAGAAGTCAATGAAACAGGCCGAATGCTATATAACCTATTTCAGCATTATAGAAGTGAAGATTTTGACATAGGAGTTAAAGTCTATGATGTATTTACAATCCTTTATTTACTTAACCCTCAGTCATTTATCGTTAAAGAAGCAGATGTACAAATCGAGTTAGATGGTAAGTATACTAAAGGTGCGACTGTAGTTAATTTTAACTCTCAATACCCTAATTGTTCAGTTGTATTAAGTCCAATAGGAAGCGAATTTAAAGATATCTTTTTAAGTTCACTTAAAAATTGCAAATAATTTACTTCAACACACTAAAAATAGCCAATGAATACGTGAATTATTGGCTATTTATTAAGTCATAATGTTTATTTAACTTTAACTCCAGCAGTATTATATGGTTTCTTTTGTTTTAAAATATTATAGAAAATATGTCTCATCTTATCTTCATTATCTACAAAGCCTGGAGTATTACTTACATTAGTTCCTAAAACTACTATATATTTATCATTAAAATAAACTGTAAATATTTGTCCGAAAAATACACCATTTCCCCTGTTTAAATAAGGGGTAACGTAGAATCCGTATCTGTATTCCTCTGGAAATTCTGCAGTACCAAATTCATGCAAAATAGGGTGCGTAATCTCAGGACTGAAAATTTTATTTTTTTGTAATTCAGAAATCAACTTAGCCATATCATATGGAGCCATATACAAATTACCTGCTCCATAATATTGATCTAAGATATTTGGTCGTAAAAATAAAAATGTATTGTTATTTAATTTATACCCTTTCGCCATATCATTTTGAAGAGGTTTCTCATCATAAAATGCTGTATGTTTTAAATGATACTTATCACCTAAACGGTCGTAATAATTTTTAACATATGGCTTTCCAGTTACATTTTCAATAACCTTTGCTAAGACTAGATAATTGCCATCATTATATTCATGCTTATGATACATATTTTCATTAATACCACGCGCTTGAATTGATTTTACTGCTTGATCTAAATTTTTAATATTTGTTGAAGCTTCGTATTTAAAAAGACCACTTCTATGTAACATCAAATCTTTAAGAGTAATTACTTTATCTATTTTAAACCAAGGTAAATATT
Proteins encoded in this region:
- the rihC gene encoding ribonucleoside hydrolase RihC, giving the protein MQIPIIIDTDPGIDDAAAISLALCHSKFDVKMISTVNGNVGIEKTTANALKLKQFFNSNVQVHRGASKPLLNQIVDAAPVHGESGMDGYQFPPVSESDLTSVHAVEALKNLLINSEEPITIVAIGPLTNIAILLSSYPEVQNHIKEVIIMGGSTGRGNVTPLAEFNIYCDPEAAQVVFNSGLPLTMVGLDLASKAMFTYDFVKSFKEVNETGRMLYNLFQHYRSEDFDIGVKVYDVFTILYLLNPQSFIVKEADVQIELDGKYTKGATVVNFNSQYPNCSVVLSPIGSEFKDIFLSSLKNCK
- the qoxC gene encoding cytochrome aa3 quinol oxidase subunit III, which produces MSHDVNTIDSRSHEGELNKLGFWIFLTAEFALFGTLFATLLTLQHGGGYGGKLTTDLFELHLVLIMTFALLLSSYTCGIAIYYMRQEKQNLMMIWMIITVILGLVFVGFEIYEFAHYTQEGVNPTIGSFWSSFFILLGTHGAHVSLGIVWIICLLIQIGTRGLDSYNAPKLFIVSLYWHFLDVVWIFIFTAVYMIGMVYSG
- the qoxD gene encoding cytochrome aa3 quinol oxidase subunit IV: MNTIVKHTVGFIASIVLTLLAVFVTLYTNMTFHAKLTIIFGFAFIQAAVQLLMFMHLTEGRDGRLQTFKVIFAIIITLATVIGTYWVMQGGHSHHL
- a CDS encoding serine hydrolase domain-containing protein, which gives rise to MKLNKFKIIFFIIVLVTLIVLVGVLGFKWNKHHMVENHALKKKNDNSTYIEKRDKSLKTPNKLKTVYKKDPMSKEINKYLNETKFSGTVAVFENGKVKINKGYGYQDIEKRKKNSPNTMFLIGSAQKFTTGLLLKQLEVENKVNINDSVTKYLPWFKIDKVITLKDLMLHRSGLFKYEASTNIKNLDQAVKSIQARGINENMYHKHEYNDGNYLVLAKVIENVTGKPYVKNYYDRLGDKYHLKHTAFYDEKPLQNDMAKGYKLNNNTFLFLRPNILDQYYGAGNLYMAPYDMAKLISELQKNKIFSPEITHPILHEFGTAEFPEEYRYGFYVTPYLNRGNGVFFGQIFTVYFNDKYIVVLGTNVSNTPGFVDNEDKMRHIFYNILKQKKPYNTAGVKVK
- the qoxB gene encoding cytochrome aa3 quinol oxidase subunit I gives rise to the protein MNFPWDQLLVKGNWMIISAQIAAPFLVIGLIAVISYFKLWKYLYKEWFTSVDHKKIGIMYLICAVLMFVRGGIDALLIRTQLTIPDNKFLEANHYDQIFSTHGVIMIIFMAMPFIFGLWNVVIPLQLGARDVAFPVMNNVSFWLFFAGMILFNLSFIVGGSPATGWTNYAPLAGEFSPGPGVNYYLIAIQISGIGSLMTGINFFVTILRCKTPTMKFMQMPMFSVTTFVTTLIVILAFPVFTVALALMTADRIFGTQFFTVANGGMPMLWANFFWVWGHPEVYIVILPAFGMYSEIIPTFARKRLFGHQSMIWATAGIAFLSFLVWVHHFFTMGNGALINSFFSISTMLIGVPTGVKLFNWLLTLYKGRITFESPMLFSLAFIPNFLLGGVTGVMLAMASADYQYHNTYFLVAHFHYTLVTGVVFACLAGLIFWYPKMMGYKLNETLNKWCFWFFMIGFNVCFLPQFILGLDGMPRRLYTYMPSDGWWLLNFISTIGALLMAVGFLFLVVSIVYSHIKAPREATGDNWDGLGRTLEWSTASAIPPKYNFAITPDWNDYDTFVDMKEHGRHYLDNHNYKDIHMPNNTPVGFWIGIFMTIGGFFLVFESIVPALICLAGIFGTLIWRSFQIDHGYHIPASEAAETEARLREARIKEREAVSHES